The Candidatus Saganbacteria bacterium nucleotide sequence CCCTTCATAAGACCCCAGATGATGACCAGCGCCAGAAGCGGGCAAAAATAGGCGCCGAATAGCCTGATATGGGTCAATACAACGGTCTGCAGGACAAAGATGACAAGGATGAAAAGGAAAAGTCTGATTATTCGCATCGCTTTATCTTAGGATAAAGATCTTTTCTAAGTTTGAAAAATCGACAGCCGTGTCGATCATCACCTGTTGAAAAAGATCATAATCCTTTTTGCCTGTGCTTGAGACGCGCCCGACTATCAGCCCTTTAGGGAATACGGACGAATTGCCGGATGTGACCACCTCGTCGTTCACTCTTACATCCGCCGCTGAATCGATGTACCTGATCCTCATCTTTCCTTCCCCGAGCCCTGAAGCGGAGCCAATATTTCCGGTCCTTTTTATCGCGACCGAGATGCCGCATCCGGGATCGGTGATCAGCATTATCCTGGAAGAATACTTGTCCGCTTCGATGACGCGGCCGACCAGGCCGCTTTCATTTATTACCGCCTTTTCCGCATGCACGCCGTCAGCCGTCCCTTTGTCCGCGGTCACGACCTCAAACCAGCTGCTGGCGCTTCTTGAGACCACCTCGGCAGCGAGCAGGCTCATCACAAAGGGGTCTTTTCTTTTGAAATTCAAAAGTCCGCGCATCTGCCTGTTCTCGCCGATCACGGATTCCAGCAGGCTGTTGACCGCCTTTTCCTGAGAGAGCCTTTCTCTCAGTCTTTCATTCTCTTTCTGGGCGCCGCGCAATGCGGCCACCGATCCGAGGGAATATTTAGCCCCGGAAACGATCTTGTACGCGGCAAACTGGAACGGATAGGTAATAAAAGAAATGAAGCTCTTTGTGAACCTTACCGGCGGGATCTCTCTTAAAATTGGTATATTGACTATGACTATCAGTGCGATGACCAACACCGATGCTTTAAGAAAATTGTTCCTTGAGCCGTTTCGCATAGATAATGGCCGCCCGGACTACTGCCAGGATTTCTTGTTGGTGATGAGCATCTTCTTGAGAGTATCTATCTCTTCAAGTACTTTTCCCGTGCCATAAGCGACACAGGAAAGCGGATCATCGACAACGTACACTGACATATCGGTCTCCTGGCTCAGGTGTTTATCTAAACCGCGAAGTAGCGACCCGCCTCCCGCCATTACTATGCCCCTGTCCATAATATCCGCGGCAAGTTCCGGCGGTGTCTTTTCAAGTGTCATCCGAACAGCGTCAACTACCGTTGCTACAGGTTCGGCAAGCGCATCCCTGATCTCGGCCGATGTGAGCGTTATCGTTTTTGGCAGGCCGGACACAAGGTCCCTGCCTCTGACCTCGACGGTCCTCTCCTCGCCCAGAGGATAAGCCGATCCGATGTCGATCTTTATCTGCTCCGCGGTCCTTTCCCCGATCAGAAGGTTATAATTTTTCCTGCAGTGAGCTACTATGGCTTCGTCCATTTCGTCTCCCGCCACGCGGATCGATTTTGAGACCACGATACCTCCGAGAGCCAGGACCGCGACTTCAGTCGTGCCGCCCCCGATATCAACGATCATCGAACCTACCGGTTCCGACACGGGAAGCGAGGCGCCTATAGCCGCAGCCATCGGCTCTTCTATAAGGTACGCTTCTCTTGCGCCCGCGTGCATCGCCGCGTCGATCACTGCCCGCTTTTCCACCCCTGTTATCCCCGAAGGCACACCTATGACTATCCTCGGCCTTACAAAAGCTGTCCTGTTATGGCTTTTTGTTATAAAATGCCTCATCATCATCTCTGTGACCTCGAAATCCGCGATGACCCCGTCCCTTAAAGGTCTTACCGCGATGATATTTGCCGGCGTCCTGCCGAGCATACCTTTTGCTTCGTTGCCGATCGCAAGGACTTTCCCTGTATCCTTATTTATTGCTACCACGGACGGCTCGCAGAGTATTATGCCCTCGCCTTTCGCGAACACAAGCGTCGTCGCCGTCCCGAGGTCTATCCCCAGGTCCCTTGAAAAATGTCCGAACACGTAATCGTATATCCCCACTTTCTTTCTCCTTTCTTATTCTCCGTCAGATATTTTTCCGTCGAAACCTTTCGCCTTTAGGTCTTTCACGAGTTTTTCAGCGTTCTCTTTTGATTTGAAAGCTCCCGCCTGTATCGAGAATTTCCCGCCCCCGATATCGTGGGCGAATATCTCTTCAAAACCTTTCGCATTGAGGTCTTTTATGATCTTCACGGCTTTTTCCTTTGAGGGCGCCACGGCTGCCTGGACTTTAAAAAGGCTGTCCGGCAGTTCTTTTTTAAGCGCCTCTTTTGCTTTTTTAGTCGCTTTTACGGCCTTCTTTTCCGGAAAGAACGGGTTCTTTTTTATCAATACCTTTTCCGCCGGTTTTTCCTCGGGAGGCAGCGCCCACGATTTCGGTTCTTCTTTTTCCGNNNGGCAGGTCCTTATCCATCTTGTATGTCTCGATCTTCGGCGCTTCTTTCGGGAGCTGCCTGATCGGCGACAAGATCCTTTTTCCTATAAGAAAACTGACCCAGAAGCTTCCCACCACGAGACAGACTATCAGAAGCACTATCCCTACG carries:
- the mreC gene encoding rod shape-determining protein MreC is translated as MRNGSRNNFLKASVLVIALIVIVNIPILREIPPVRFTKSFISFITYPFQFAAYKIVSGAKYSLGSVAALRGAQKENERLRERLSQEKAVNSLLESVIGENRQMRGLLNFKRKDPFVMSLLAAEVVSRSASSWFEVVTADKGTADGVHAEKAVINESGLVGRVIEADKYSSRIMLITDPGCGISVAIKRTGNIGSASGLGEGKMRIRYIDSAADVRVNDEVVTSGNSSVFPKGLIVGRVSSTGKKDYDLFQQVMIDTAVDFSNLEKIFILR
- a CDS encoding rod shape-determining protein, whose translation is MFGHFSRDLGIDLGTATTLVFAKGEGIILCEPSVVAINKDTGKVLAIGNEAKGMLGRTPANIIAVRPLRDGVIADFEVTEMMMRHFITKSHNRTAFVRPRIVIGVPSGITGVEKRAVIDAAMHAGAREAYLIEEPMAAAIGASLPVSEPVGSMIVDIGGGTTEVAVLALGGIVVSKSIRVAGDEMDEAIVAHCRKNYNLLIGERTAEQIKIDIGSAYPLGEERTVEVRGRDLVSGLPKTITLTSAEIRDALAEPVATVVDAVRMTLEKTPPELAADIMDRGIVMAGGGSLLRGLDKHLSQETDMSVYVVDDPLSCVAYGTGKVLEEIDTLKKMLITNKKSWQ
- a CDS encoding SPOR domain-containing protein, translated to MIKKNPFFPEKKAVKATKKAKEALKKELPDSLFKVQAAVAPSKEKAVKIIKDLNAKGFEEIFAHDIGGGKFSIQAGAFKSKENAEKLVKDLKAKGFDGKISDGE